In the genome of Spirochaetaceae bacterium, one region contains:
- the mnmA gene encoding tRNA 2-thiouridine(34) synthase MnmA, with protein MKNNLQIPAGSKAIVAMSGGVDSAVTAGVLLNQGVEVVAATMAHKKEGQRQDINDATAICRLLGIKHLVIDIAAEYEQFLESVRNIYAAALTPNPCVNCNQEMKFGLFFTKVMALLPANWKDCYWASGHYARVEQHNNLYYLAKGSFILKDQSYFLYRLSQDVLQRLRFPLGTFSDKEATRRLAEQFDLPVKEKQDSQDFCLGEELLRCQNEAPAAIVDSNGRLLKQGKGLSHYTIGQRRGLGVAGGSPLYVIKLDAGSGTVVLGDETQLFSQNFSLSNAVFVQQPTFPFTAQVKVRSGSRTIGATINKQANGIKVSLDRPERAITPGQSAVFYHNDLVLGGGYIKANK; from the coding sequence TTACAAATACCTGCCGGCAGCAAGGCTATCGTAGCGATGAGCGGCGGGGTAGATTCGGCGGTAACGGCCGGTGTGTTATTAAATCAAGGAGTAGAGGTAGTAGCGGCTACGATGGCTCATAAAAAAGAGGGGCAGCGGCAAGACATTAACGATGCCACCGCCATTTGCCGGCTGCTAGGCATTAAACATTTGGTGATTGATATTGCTGCCGAATACGAACAATTTTTAGAGAGCGTACGTAATATTTATGCCGCCGCTCTAACGCCTAATCCTTGTGTTAATTGTAATCAAGAAATGAAGTTTGGCCTTTTTTTTACTAAGGTAATGGCCTTGCTGCCGGCTAACTGGAAAGATTGTTACTGGGCCAGCGGCCACTATGCTCGGGTAGAGCAACATAACAATTTATATTATTTGGCCAAAGGCAGCTTTATCTTAAAAGACCAAAGTTATTTTCTATACCGTCTTAGTCAAGATGTTTTACAAAGGTTAAGATTTCCTCTGGGAACGTTTAGTGATAAAGAAGCCACGCGCCGACTGGCCGAACAATTTGATTTACCAGTTAAAGAAAAGCAGGATAGTCAAGATTTTTGTTTAGGAGAAGAATTATTGCGTTGTCAAAATGAAGCGCCTGCCGCTATTGTTGATAGTAACGGCCGCTTGTTAAAGCAGGGTAAAGGGCTTTCACATTATACTATCGGCCAGCGGCGCGGGCTGGGGGTGGCCGGCGGCAGCCCACTGTATGTCATTAAATTAGATGCCGGCAGCGGTACGGTTGTGTTAGGTGATGAGACACAATTATTTAGCCAAAATTTTAGCTTAAGTAATGCCGTTTTTGTACAGCAACCAACTTTTCCTTTTACGGCGCAGGTTAAGGTAAGGTCCGGCAGCCGCACTATTGGCGCTACTATAAATAAGCAAGCAAACGGAATTAAAGTTAGCCTCGACCGGCCTGAGCGAGCCATTACACCGGGCCAAAGCGCTGTTTTTTACCATAATGATTTAGTATTGGGCGGCGGTTATATTAAGGCTAACAAGTAA